From the Salarias fasciatus chromosome 16, fSalaFa1.1, whole genome shotgun sequence genome, one window contains:
- the LOC115402937 gene encoding nectin-4-like isoform X6: MDLFSHHIPRNRFAPSCNLLILMLVIFCSRNTQVGSEAQAQTTRENRWQVKKNGFIRRTKVSPEAESDQAGSEVSLGMFQSKVWIRVRRYLEQAGGRSGRRLRGVSVTGGDLTVVEGHDVTLPCKMTQEKRLTQISWKRKTRGMPGNPFFFTISEGNGQSFVDGPDPRISFIGHFAERNGTLQISNVSLNDEGSYTCIFSLFPSGIYSTEIPLGVEVPPATSLNSTLLVLGNEEVLLATCTAAASRPAAQLRWITGALEKNLRETTSVTEHGNGTTTTVSSLFGVPRREISGHEVQCVVNSSALAEEHREAFTLQVFFPPMNVTIVETSDDTLECVSEGNPEPSVRWTRSNKTLPESDFRVDGGKLTFLRCASDLKGFYQ; encoded by the exons ATGGACCTTTTCAGTCATCATATTCCTCGGAATCGTTTTGCTCCGTCATGCAACCTGCTGATTCTGATGTTGGTGATCTTTTGCAGCCGAAATACACAAG TCGGGTCGGAGGCTCAGGCGCAGACGACACGGGAGAACAGATGGCAGGTGAAAAAAAACGGATTTATTCGGAGAACAAAGGTGAGTCCAGAAGCTGAGTCGGACCAAGCTGGGTCCGAGGTGAGTCTGGGCATGTTCCAGTCCAAGGTTTGGATCCGAGTCCGGAGGTACTTGGAGCAGGCGggcggcaggagcggcaggaggcTGCGAG GTGTCTCAGTGACTGGTGGAGACCTGACCGTGGTGGAGGGACATGATGTTACTTTACCCTGCAAGATGACTCAGGAGAAGAGACTCACTCAGATATCATGGAAGAGGAAGACCAGAGGAATGCCtggaaatcctttttttttcaccatttcagaAGGAAACGGTCAAAGTTTTGTCGATGGTCCTGATCCTCGAATCAGTTTCATTGGACATTTTGCAGAGAGGAATGGAACTCTACAAATATCCAATGTTTCGTTAAATGATGAAGGAAGCTACACgtgtattttttctttgtttcccagTGGAATTTACAGTACAGAAATACCTCTAGGAGTAGAAG TCCCTCCAGCTACAAGCCTCAACTCCACCCTTCTTGTTTTGGGAAATGAAGAAGTTCTTCTTGCCACCTGCACAGCTGCTGCCTCCCGGCCCGCTGCGCAGCTGCGGTGGATCACTGGCGCTCTTGAGAAGAATTTAAGGGAAACGACCAGCGTCACGGAGCACGGTAATGGAACCACGACCACGGTGTCGTCGCTGTTTGGAGTGCCGAGGAGAGAAATCAGCGGTCATGAAGTGCAGTGTGTGGTCAACAGCTCGGCCCTGGCAGAAGAACACCGCGAGGCTTTCACCTTACAGGTCTTCT TTCCCCCCATGAACGTGACCATCGTAGAAACGTCAGACGACACGCTTGAATGTGTTTCTGAGGGAAACCCAGAACCGAGCGTCAGGTGGACCAG ATCTAACAAGACTTTACCCGAGTCTGACTTCAGAGTTGATGGTGGGAAGCTGACGTTTCTGCGATGCGCTTCTGATCTGAAAGGCTTCTATCAGT